Genomic DNA from Lycorma delicatula isolate Av1 chromosome 5, ASM4794821v1, whole genome shotgun sequence:
TTGACTTCGCAAAaccattaattcatttataataatgaattaaatgataatgataatattctACGTTGTTATACGTAGCTATTTGGTATATTAAGCTGACTTtatatacaaaagataaaatgggaattgttttaataattctgtatcgacttataaaaacaaaaaaaacgttatCCAATTTAGGGCttaaaaggctaaaataagattatattctATTCGGAAAAAATGAGGCAATGCGAAAGAGTTCGATAATATTTcgggttaaaataattttccttgtaCTTTATGGCCATTCACGCTCGTCAGGCAAGGGAATTACGTCTGGTGGTTTTTGAGGTGTAATTCTATCAGGTGTAATTTCATCAGGTGTAATTTCATCAGGTGTAATTTCATCAGGTGTAATTTCAGGAGTAATTTCAGGAATAATTGCAGGAATAATTGCAGGTGTAATTTCAGGAATAACTTCAGAAGCAATTTCAGGAATAATTTCAGGAGCAATTTCAGGAATAATTTCAGGTAGTAATGAGATTCCTTCGGCAAATGGGAGAATTTCGAGTAATGTatgtctattattaaataatttagattcaGAACCAGCGATTTTAGGTTGAAATATAGTTAATTTTGGCTCAAAGCCTTTGATTCTTGGACGAAAACCAGACACTCTATGCATTGGTGAAGCATAAGCAGGTACTTTAGCTACCAAATCAATTACACGATCTTCAGATATTTTTGGGTAATTAAAAGGGATAATAGTGTCATACCGAGCTATGTCTGACCCAAAAATTGGCATTATTCTAACACTCGCTCCAAGAGCGCTACGCCTAAAACGAGCCTTTCCAAGCCAAAAATTAGTATGATCCAGCCCAAAGCCTTGTATTCTCGATTTAAAACCAAGACCTTCTTCTTCTTCAGTAGATCCTGCTTTTCgttcctctgaaaaaaaaattaccatttatagacaatattattattcaataaaaatttgaagacgTTAATAATTATGAGATTATCTctaaaacagttattttagaCAAGAGTTGGAAAGTATTCGGACATGGTATTTAGATACTGAACAAGAATAAAGGTGCCCACATAGCCTACAGGAAATTTCAAAAACCCAGTGTTTCTCTGCAACCTTAGTATTAATCCAAACCTTCGGAACTGGATTGTGAAAAAGAAATTATGGAACTGGAATGAGGAAAATGAATTATGAAACTGAATCAAGTTGTAAGAAGAGAACCCTTCCGTTATAGGAGGTAAGGCGTGAGACCAAAATAATCAATTTCATGGGCTTTTCCGGTTAATAGACAACCATCTCGAGTGCACTTCTAACTTGAGGACCGAACATTTTTCCGATGAGGTAAcagaaaattactaattttttttttataacgacgATTTTTCATTGATCACCTCAAATATATGCTATAAGAAATTGTTATTCTTCGAAAATCTAAAGCTCGTCTGgaaaaggtttaaattttttttaaaaactccctTCACTAGAATTATGTTGACCCGTCAAGAGAAAATATTCGTTGAAAAATCAACCACATGATCAGACTCCATTAGTCTAATGGTAAATgctttcaaattcttttataaaatataatatatatatcccggtcaggcattcgaatcccggtcaggcatggcattttcacacaccctagaaatcattcatctcatcctctaaagcaatacctaacggtagacccgaggttaaaaataaaaaaaagcttggcAGATAATCTTGAGATATTAAAGGTTTGTAACATTAAGACTAAAGAATTTAGAAAAGTATGACATTTGTAAATATAAGAACTTCAATTTAGTGAACCATCAAACACTTTTCGAAAACGACGAACTATTTAAGTTGCCTGTAACACCTTCACATTGACATCAGTTTTTAACTTctgattatgattttaattagttttacctTAGTGACCAAatacttaatgttttattaattgtgtttctTGACAACTAATGACGGATCCAGTGGGTCCGAAAAGGCcttcttgaataaaaaaagattttaacccTTACAGGTGAGATcaaccttattattttttacatacatgTGTATATGGtgattcttaaattataaataattaattgtgatttGACACACGGggcaacatatttaaaaaattgatacatatatatatatatatatatatactttatccTTATATATTTACGataattgtaattacaaaaagaagaaatCGACAAACAGACGTAGaaacaaatttatgtatttaaaccaatttataaaatttagtattcaaatcaacATCTGTGTAATCTTTGTTTTACGAATttgctatatatttttctaatattaaattaattaaaatttcgttccatctttgaataaaaaatttatttatgaaactaaattaaaaaaaaaaaaataaagtatggaACCCTTTTTAAATAGCTGTTCAaccgttaaacataaaaaattgaaatttagcagATGGTCTTAATTCAATACGATCTAGTTTTTTGTATGATACCGCCATAACACTAATTCCTGGCGGAGGAGAGGATTATTGTCGAGAGGGTTTGAACAAATCTTTCGGGGCGCTAGGCTAATTTTTACAGTGCTAATTATTCAAttgctactagaaattctgtTTAGTAGCAACCGAAGTTTTAGGGAAAccttttaaccggatccgaatctTCGGACGAAAaccgcaaatatctcaaaaacggtctgttctagcgctctgaaaaaGATTTACAACCCCTCCTGGACGATAACCACATTCGTTTGCAATGTTagtatttcatttgaatgtttagaaTGACACATCTAACGGTTATTACACAaacctgaataaagaaatttttttatgtatgactcATAGCCTAGGCTAGCGTACGGTTGTTCGCCACGCCCAGAACAAACGGAGAAGCATAAACTGTAGACATCAATTTTATGTGTTATTGGCTTGgatattttatgcaatatttaaattataaataaatacatttaggtcTAAACACTAATCAGTAACAGTCGATTAATCCGCATAATACTGCATAAGATATCTGTttcaatatctaataaataaattaatttttaatttaataatgtaaactcaggattaaatgagtaaataataaatataagacgtGAATCTGTTGATTGGTGGATCTGTTGAATAAGGAGTAGTATACATACTGACTTAAATCGAGTGGTATTATAAACCCGTGGTTGTTAGGCAGCAAGATATACAGTCATGCAGTTCATCAGATTTGTGTATAGttgtctcataccgaaaaatagtaaaaaaattttttttttgtgtttgattgttgaaaagttatttaatggcTTCAATACTTTAACATATAccacacacacacctacacacacacacacacacacacacactctctcactctctctctctctctctctatgtatatatattattaaattgtagtaattatatgttaaatataaactaattttatttatttatatatatatatatatatatatatatatatatatataaataaataatatatatatatcttaatttatgcAGGGTTGGGCAAaagtttgaatatatattttatctcagGTCACTTGATATAGAAGCGTTGGTAAGCTCTTAATTACAATTGTATTCAGTGtgttaaaaatgcattaaaaacacAGATATTACGAAAACTGTCAAAATGTATTTtcttcttacttttttaattctaaaaaaatacttaacttccttattattttttccttttactttcaaatataagagtattaatttattagtaatttcaaaaatttctcgtcacaaaaggtttataaaaaaatattccttatatGTCTAGTAAAAATACCcgaaaattatatttccttcttatatgaaaaacagatttttcctgaatgaataaatttttttaaatgtctgtttttaattaacaaatattccttttttaaaattattcataaaacttaCTTCTCATGAACAGGGTGTTCAACAAACTggtataatttgtaaaagaagCCCAATGGCATTTAAATCTTGTGTATTCCATTTTAGTCTGGTTGGGACCCTATAACTGATGGATAATactgatatgaattttttttcacgtgtaaaaatgccattcctTAAATGAACTTTAACCCAGAAATCTTCGAATGAAAGGCCCAGTCCACTAAGCCGCggatatttactatttattaaacctataaactttatattataatcaaaattaattatcattaaaataggTTTAGTTTTTTCGGcagtctttatttttaatggacCCTACGTACAGCTCTAACGAAGAGCTTTACAACGCCTTATCAATGCTTGGACTAGAAATGGAGACGAaacttatattacatattttttccaactatttttatatatgatatatagTAATATCGGTTTGATTGATGAATTGAAATCAATATCCCGAAAAGTACTGCAAATATACATTAATCTGGTTATGGATTTTgcaagttatagaaaaaaaaaaaaattatatgtgtgtatatatatatatatatatatatatatatatatatacacatgcacaGAATAATTTGCCGTTTCTTAAATATCTCTGTTCACGTAACCTATAACTGTTAAAGTTATGTTTATCAACATATATTTTCAATcataacaaagtttatttttattatatttattatttttcaataataataaattgaccATATTAAGTATGTTACTAAATaagttgcatatatatatatatatatatatatatatatatatatatatgcagtcgTAAATTACTGAAGATTCGTAACATGCAATACTGATTAAAGAAATCGATTTTTCATGTTTAACTgcatcatataaaatataattgaagatTATATATTGAGCCCCTTGTTAACCTATTCCTGAGTAATCTTTGTTCTAATTTCttaatgaattataaagaaatatttccccttacataattctattaaatgtatttataaagtatttaaaatggaatgcccattttataaactaattatttttactatttaaaggtgaaaaataaaatttattaagttaccTTTAAATTTTGGTAATACTGATGAATAAGCCGAAGCTATGGTGAAGAATACAATCGATAAAAGAACAGCATTTGTAGTAATAAAGCCATCTGGGTTGAACTTCATTATCTTCAATGGAAATTAATTGTTTCAATACTTTCACCGATGAAACTAAGTAACCAGATGCAAGATATGATTGATTTCAATCATGTATTTATGTAGCGAGATTTTCATGCGTTatcaattatcattaaaataattcacaaataatggtattttttaataatttatctttttactgaACGATAACTGTTGACAGCtactaacattaatatttttaaatcattatgaatattttataagtaattttttttttacattttacatttccCAAATtatctgcttaaaaaaaattattaactatgttTATATCATTTGGAAGATTGATTTGGACTAATAAATGCAGCTTAGATAAAAAATTAGGGAGCATCAGGcagattatattttcattattaaatggaTTACATTAATTAGGGGAAGCCCAGATAaacatgtataataaattatggaGCAATGTATTAACTTGATAATGACGCATGATACTTAAATGTGGTTTTACATTCCGTTTCTCGcatgaagtaaattaaattattgcttttctatttattttatactctttttaatTGCTATGATGATTTTAAAGTATCTTAGTTACATATACAACACATATCTTAGGAAAAGTGTATCTTGTTCCTAAGAAATCTCAGGTATCTAAAGTGTCTTAGGAACAAGTAAGCGTTCCTTTCTTTACATGttacaatgtttattttacagtCAGTCTTgtggtaataaaaatgaatttttactgaatttaggAGGAAATAGCTTAGTGGATGAAGGCAATCGGAAATTTCATCTCCGTTCGCTGGTAAATCGTGCACAGAATAATTTGCCGTTTCTTAAATACCTCTGTTCACGCAACCTATAACTGTTAAAGTTATGTTTATCAACATATATTTTCAATcataacaaagtttatttttattatatttattatttttcaataataataaattaaccataTTAAGTATGTTACTAAATAAGTTGACAGTATATTATTTAAGTAAGTGATTACGTGAGTTCTTCGGATAATGGTGACCTATAATAatgattagaatttaaaaaatattttaattttgcgtTTGAATTTGAGAAATACACTAAATTATATTCACCCACTTAAGAATTTCAATAGTAATTTTTCCGAATGAATTATTCGCAATATcctggaaaattaatattttaaaataaatctatttaaattaatataataatgttgcATCATCATACGAGGTGTGGATTTTAAATAACGAAACTAATGCTGCTGTAGAAGAAAttcgcatgcgccaaattcgccCTGCTAACAGTTGTGTAACGCGAAttcttctctttcgattgttgtcaCTCCAGCTTCTGTAggcatattagtctggccgttgccttcgtttggataacatctatttttttgttttgccgaaaaaatgataattgttttattagagtaaggaattgtgaaatttcatatgaaagctGGAAAAACGTCTATTGAAActtatcttttgttaaaaaaagtatatggcaatatGATAAAATTGCTGACAAAAATAACTTGACAAAATGCTTTGACAAAATGCTTGACAAAATAACCCGCGCACATGATAAACATGTGTTTATCATGTGCGCGGGTTTTTGAGTGGATTAAGCATTTCCATGATTGTCGAGAAGATGTTGAAGATAATGTTCTCCCGGGTCGTCCTTCCACGTCAAAagcggataaaaatattgaaaaaataggtaATCTGATTCGATCTGATCGTCGGTTAACTATTCTTATCTTTATTCAAGGTCCTCGTTCAACTccgaaaaaacaagaaaaaaacgacGCGAATTGTgaaagaacaagtcatgggttcttcatcaggacaacgtaCCGGCTCACACGGCATTGTTGTCAAGAtatttctagccaagtataaaaTCCTGGCGTTAGACCATCCGCTTTATTCGCCAGACCTGGCACAACGTGACTTATATCTTTTCCCcgaggtcaaatctgcattaaaaggaacaagaccGTTGAAGCCGTGAAAGAAAAAgcgaaagagctcacagaagaagagaCTTCCAGCACTCTTTCGAACAACCGAAAATTCGCAGGCTgcattgtagggatagaggagaaGTGTATATTGAAGGTAAtagtaactaaatatgtataaatttatatttaatagccacaccttgtaTTGTCCTGTTACATTACACAGGCAGGAGAACCAAGGAAATAGTGGCTAAATAACTGTAAGGAGCATTTATCAGTAATAGTGTACAAGTGGAAAGAGATATCATAGAGGATTGAgggaataataaaacaagatgatGGATCTGTCTACGATCCATAACCCAACTCTGGATAGTGGGAAAAAGAGTAAGAAAGAGGATAACATTATGAAATGtacaatattctcaaataaatcataattttattggaTATAATGAAGATagaaaacaattctttttctGTAGAAGAATTactgacaaaaacaaaattcGGTGTTTAGCAATGGTAAAATTGCTTTTCAGAACTtgtatttgtttcattattattacaattattagtaacgttcatacaaacatgctaaaatatgattaaatgccactaaaataatacaatacttgTTCTATttactacagtaattttttttttgtcttatctgTCATTTGTCTGATtcgatgtttcttttttttcacttctaATGTTAAAAGTGTATGtaataaacctttaataataataaaaataccctAACAATTTCCATTTGGGCTAAATGATCGTAGCAGTTGATACACGCTCatctcataaattaaaataaatttttttaaataaatttcataacaatttaTCCTCacctcaaaaaaagaaatctttggtaacataaatttcataaaaaattatcccTATCTCAAAATAAGAAGTCTTTAGCAACATTCTATTTGTGTGCAGTTCTCGGTGAacgttttttagtttttcatttaacacagtaaacgtagaaaaaaaaattgttttggagtgaaggagaaaaaaaaatacagactatttgattttttatattttgctttatttaaacttttaatgataattttacaataaaacttcatcttaAATTACCctcacactaaaaaataaatattaggtaactttttcatttatattattttcccaCTATATAAGAATTAATATCCCATTCCAGGAAAGTATtagatctttgtttttaaatatttaacccgGCATCAAAAAACGACCCTACAACCCCACCCACGA
This window encodes:
- the LOC142324491 gene encoding uncharacterized protein LOC142324491; amino-acid sequence: MKFNPDGFITTNAVLLSIVFFTIASAYSSVLPKFKEERKAGSTEEEEGLGFKSRIQGFGLDHTNFWLGKARFRRSALGASVRIMPIFGSDIARYDTIIPFNYPKISEDRVIDLVAKVPAYASPMHRVSGFRPRIKGFEPKLTIFQPKIAGSESKLFNNRHTLLEILPFAEGISLLPEIIPEIAPEIIPEIASEVIPEITPAIIPAIIPEITPEITPDEITPDEITPDEITPDRITPQKPPDVIPLPDEREWP